In Rattus norvegicus strain BN/NHsdMcwi chromosome 3, GRCr8, whole genome shotgun sequence, a genomic segment contains:
- the Or8h10 gene encoding olfactory receptor Olr526 — MNNWNYTKESDFILMGLTDSKELQLVLAVLFLLIYLVTVLGNTGMMLIIRLDARLHTPMYFFLTHLSFLDLCYSTVITPKTLQNLLTSNKIISFIGCFTQMYGFVLLAAAECFLLASMSYDRYVAICNPLHYPVIMSTRFCSALLTGSYMIGTLDSTINILCMNTLYFCRPKVIHHFFCDTSPILILSCNDTHNIEIIIFIFAGSTLMVSLITISASYVSILSTILKINSTSGKHKAFSTCASHLLGVTVFYSTMIFTYLKPSNSYSLGKDQVASVFYTIVIPMLNPLIYSLRNKEVKNAVHRVIKKQENSRLKFRVALSN, encoded by the coding sequence ATGAACAACTGGAATTACACAAAAGAGTCCGACTTTATCCTCATGGGGCTGACAGATTCCAAAGAGTTACAGCTGGTCCTCGCTGTGCTGTTTCTGCTGATATACCTGGTCACTGTGCTGGGAAACACAGGCATGATGCTGATCATCCGTCTAGATGCTCGGCTTCACACTCCAATGTATTTCTTCCTAACCCATCTGTCATTCCTTGACCTCTGTTACTCAACTGTCATCACACCTAAGACTTTACAGAATCTGCTGACTTCCAACAAAATCATTTCCTTTATTGGCTGTTTCACTCAGATGTATGGTTTTGTCCTCTTGGCTGCTGCTGAATGTTTCCTTCTTGCTTCAATGTCCTATGACAGATATGTGGCTATCTGCAACCCTTTACACTACCCAGTTATCATGTCCACAAGGTTCTGCAGTGCCCTTCTCACTGGTTCCTATATGATTGGAACTTTGGACTCCACTATTAATATACTTTGTATGAACACCTTATATTTCTGCAGACCCAAGGTTATCCATCATTTTTTTTGTGACACATCTCCAATTTTAATACTGTCTTGTAATGATACACATAACATTGAAATCATTATATTCATCTTTGCTGGTTCTACTCTAATGGTGTCTCTTATCACAATATCTGCATCCTATGTGTCCATTCTTTCTACTATTTTGAAGATCaattccacttcaggaaaacacaaagccTTCTCCACTTGTGCCTCTCATCTCCTAGGAGTCACTGTGTTTTATAGTACTATGATTTTTACTTATTTGAAACCAAGTAATTCCTACTCCTTGGGAAAGGATCAAGTGGCTTCTGTTTTTTATACTATTGTGATCCCCATGCTGAACCCACTTATTTATAGTCTCAGAAACAAAGAAGTGAAAAATGCTGTTCATAGAGTTATCAAAAAGCAGGAAAACTCAAGGCTTAAGTTCAGAGTGGCACTAAGTAAttaa